GGGCCCTGCAACAAGCAGGCAGACTGAGCACGGCAGCATAGGGGGCAGCTGCTTGGTGAGGCCTGCAGAGACTCTTGACCACCCTCATCCCACGACCATAGCATTGGGTTCTCAATGAAAACTCAcccaaagaaagaagggaaaaagggACCAAGAACATCAATCAGTGGGTGAACTAGTTCTAACTTGGGAGGGTGAATTATGGGAACAACCATGTTAACAAACTTAAGATTGCATCCATTTCCACAATAACTCTGCATGAGAaagtcatacttttttttttccccctgaagtgGCTTAAACTGATGTGTATGCTACAAATATAACAGCATATTTTGGTTTATTCAGACCGATGTAAGTGATTATAAgagtaatatattaatataaatatttggggctggggatgtgggctggggatgtggctcaagcggtatcgccctcgcctggcatgcgtgtggcccgggtttgatcctcagcaccacatataaacaaagatgttgtgtccgccaaaaactaaaaaataaatattaaaaaaaaaattctgtctctctctctctcacctctctctttaaaaaaaaaaaaaaagtaaaaaaagaaatatttgatttttgtcttaAATTTCTGGCAGAGCTCCCCAAACCCTTGGAACCTCCTAAATAGTAAGAGTCTTTGGGGgttaggggtgtggctcagtgtagagctcCTGCTTAGCATGCCTGAGGTCCTGGATTCCAACCCCAGCACtttataacaaaaacaaaaatgaaacactaCAAAGAGTATTGCATAACTATCATTGACCAAGGTATTAAAAATTTCCTCCCATATAAAGCATATGACAAATCTGCTAAGGATTTCAATTGGCTCTATCCATATACCTGGAAACAATcaggtatgtgtgtatgcatttgtgtgcatgctgggaatttaacccagggccttacacatgctaggcaattgctctaccactgagctatactcctagccctttttatattttgagacaaactTTAAGATCaagctaaattgctcaggttgtccttgaacttgtgattctcctgtctcagcctccagagacgtagagattacaggcatgtaccaccatgcccagccattccccagtactttatatttttttgttttgagataggatcttactaaattgctgaagctggcctcaaacttttgatcctcctatctcagcctctcaagctgctggaattattggagtgtgccattgcacccaacTGGCCAGATGATTTGTATTACAAAAATGTTGAGTATCACCAAAGATCTGTGATACTAGCACAATTACCCAAGTCCCAAGTATTTAATATGGCATTATAGTGCCTCTGTTTTTCCTCCTCCAAAGTAAACCACAGGTGCTCCAAAAAGTACCAAGATTAATCACCTACAAACATAACACTAATGACAGAAAAGCAGTTAGAATGGTAGCAGCTGCTAAACAAGCtaaaaagccacaagagaaaaggtGGGTTAGAATCCCCACATCTTGGACTTGGCTGGATGCCTGCCATATGTGAGGTGAGGGACTGCAGACAAATTAAAGGAGGTAATGTTTGGAAATCCATACACAGCCAACTTCATCTGAGAACCATGTGCACAAAGGCAAAAGAGGGCGTCTTTGAACAACATCAAATCCATTTCTCAGAGAAGAGATGGAAAGATTAACATCAAAAAGGTCTTGACAGTCCCAGAACAAAAAAGCTTCCAACTGATATAAATCTACAAGCCTTTAGGATCTAGGGGACTAATTAACTTAGTTGCTGTCATCAAACAGAAATCTTATAATGCTCCCAAGGAATTAGTTTATGGTAAAGAACAGAGAATGTTCAGATACCATGATTTGAAAACATTCAATATGTAGTTCATATGGTACCATCAACATTTCTACTAAGAAATCAAGTATTTTTtagaatgtggaaaaataaggATAAAACTAATTTCCAAAAATGTCTAAGCTATTAAATATCTATGGTAGTAAAAGATACCAGACGTGTACAATGGCAAAGGGACTGGTGACACCAGATTGTGTCTCACATGAACATCTGCAAACCAACTACGAATTCACCTTTGAACATTAACAAGGAACCTTTTAGCAGTCGACCAGATAAGTCTTCTTTCTACCTTTGCAAATAGCCAGAGATAAAGGGGATGAgagatttatttcatttctggGTCACTCCTGCCAGCTTTTATCCAGATATTCCATTTAGAGCCAGAAAATGTTGATACATGAAATCTGACGCAGAAAGAGCAGAGTGCTATTAAAGAGAAACCGACTGCCTTCTTTTTTAACAGCAGACAAGTCCTAGGCTGCAACAGATTAAATAAAACATCCACCACCAGTAGCTGGTGGGATAAGAGGCAATCGTGCTACAAAGCAGATGGCTGTGGTGGAAAAAAACTCAGCCCCGTTTCTGCAACTCTACAGTTGTTCTTTCTTAAACAAAAGAAAGGGAGggttggtttctcctgctagacttGGGGTCAAGGACCTTCTGTTACACACAGAATCCAAAAGACCTAATAGATCCTGAGTGGCCATACAGACATATGATGAATGACATGAGAAATAACAAGTTAAGTATGCTCTATTATCTCCCCTTCCCTCAAACTTGTGGGAAATTCTGCTTCATTTGTTACCATATATACTGAGTAAATACAAAGATCCAGACATCTTAATAAAAAGAGAGgcttgagggctgggattgtggctcagtggtagagcacttgcctagcatgtgagaggcactgggttcagtcctcagcaccacataagaataaataaataaaataaatgtctatcaataaaacattaaaaaataagagagaagctTGAGTATCATTTTCTTGGAAGCATGAGTCATAGCTGATTTCAAGGGACTTGCAGGGGCTAGATGTGACATGCTTACAGGCCAGCAGGTAGAAGCAAGAGATTGTTTAGGCTTTATGTTGAAAGTGATGGATCTTAGGTCAGAGAGAGCAGGCTTTGGACCTAAAATGGCCTTGGCCATATGGCGAGCAGTGACATTTTCTTCTCAAGGGACATGGctgttctgttttattattcattctttttgtgCTGAACAACCCTGGCCAAGTAGGCACCATCTGCATAGCAGACGGACAGTGTTCTATACAGACTCTAGCTCTAAGGGAAAAGCCATCCTTTTCAAGTCATAGCCACTCAGACACAGAGAGCCACTGGGGACACTTTCCCCTTAACAGTTCAAAACACCTTACTTGTGAAGTTCTGTTCTCATTGTCTCGTATCCTTTCCTTAACCAGCCGCACGAGAGAGGCAATGTTGTAAAACTCTGCTTCCTCCAGCACACCTAGAACAAGGACCAGACTGGTCAGAAATATTTGGGCTCACCAGGAAAACAGCAACTAGAGGCTTGCCAAAAACTGcatttgtcatatataaattcagTCTCTCTCCTTCAGCTTTGGAAATGTCTCTTTGATGTTTAGGGTATACCCACAAACTTTTCCCCAACCAAGTCAAGTACCAGGGACTGCTTTGCTCACTATTTCACCCCCACTGTTTATGTTTGGCCCCTGCCCATTAGCTACTACAGGACACCTTCCATATGTCACTTAATTCCTGGAACTAGTCACATTGGCCACCTCCTGAGCTTGCAATTTTTACCCAGTTTTCCCTTAAAAGGACTGGCAGATAGGTGTGTATAACCCTATGTGTATTGAATTTAATGGGAtgcttattattttgaataatataaAAGGCAATCATTGAAAAACTCTTATTCGAAACAAAATCAAAGGCCTTAGAAAGGAAAACTATCAGATGTGTGATCccataccaggaaaaaaaatttgctatAGTGGCCATTATTAGAACAGctggtaaaaatgaaatataaactgCAGATAGAAGTATTTATCTACATTAAATTTCCTAAGTTTCAAAGTAGGGTTATGTGAGAATATCCCTTGTTCTTGGGAAAAACGCACAGAAATATTCAGGGGTAAAGTTTGCAATCAGAAATTTAGAATtatgagaggagaggagaaagaagagaagatgaAAAGAAGAGAGGGGGAGAATGAATGTTAgcataaatataataagaaatgttaaaaatcagTGAATGTAGCCAGCATTGGTGGTGcagcctataatctcagagacccaggaggctaaggcaggggattgcaaattccagatcagcctgggcaacttactgagaccctgtcttaaaatcaaaaataaaaagggctgggctgggattgtggctcaggggtagagcacttgcctagcacgggcgggacccaggtttgattctcagcaccacataaaaaaataaaggcattatgttgtgtccatctacaaaaaagattcatattttttctctctctctcaaaaaaagaattataaaaaaataatataaataaataaaaagggctggggatatagctcagtggtagagtgcccctgggttcaatctccagcacaggGGGTATAGGGGGTGTGGATTGGTGAACCTGGGTAAAGAGAGTTTTTTGTACTATTCTTGCCCTTTTTGtaagttcaaaattatttcaaaagagtgttgtggttttttttctttttttaattaaaggcaTTAGAAAATGTTAATTAGGAGTTGGTAATTGTTGAAGTTGGATGGCAGGTACAtggaatttaatgttatttttaaatttttttttagttataaatggacacaatacctttatttatttatttttacgtggtgctaagaattgaacccagtgcttcacatatgccaGATGAGCtatctactactgagccacaaccccagcccaatatactattctacttcttcttcttcttcttgtttgtttttttggtacccgagattgaacccagaggtgctttttattttattttattttttaaattgtaagacGGGGTTTCGCCAAAtagcttagagccttgctaaattgctgagactggccttgagtttggatccttctgcctcacctggaattcctgggattacaggcttatgccaccaagcccagcctcattatttttgtatgaatttgaaatgtttttcaaagaaggacacttaaaaaaaaacccaaaaaaccccaGAATGTTTCCAAATCTCCCCCTACAAGAGAGCAACTCCTCTTTTTATTGCCTGAAATAGAACTGTTTTGCCATCACCTCATTAATGAGTATAGCCATTACAAGCATTCTTACTCAGAGCTCAAGCTCCGACATCAGAGTGCCCTGGATTTAGAAAAGGAACCCAAACTTCAGTTGAATGCCTCCAGTGAGACCAAGCCAAGCCTTTGAGAAAGAGAGCTAGACCCACTTACAGTCTAAATGCTCTACAAATCAAAAAGATGAGGCAACCAATAACATACCTAACAATGAACTGGAGAATGAATTAGGTCAGCCTCAAAAATTTACAGGGAAGcatgagaccagagtttgaaaaaaaaaaaaaaaatgaggccaagcctttattatttttttacagctGCAAGTTCaaactaaaattgaaaatatgaataattgAATGTTAGAGATGTGGTGCTTCAGGCTATGGACATTCACTTCTAGCTCATAAGTAAATGTAAAAAAGGATTGTGACAATTCTGCAGGCTCAAAAAAAATTCCTGAAGCTATCTTCAAAGCTGAGCTACCTACCTTCCTTCTAACTGAGAAAGCTGAACAAAGCCCTATGGGGCTTCCTTCAACAAGATTCTCTCAAACAAGACTAGGCAACTGGAGGCTTCCTGCTCATTTCATAAACCTGTACACCTGTATATGAGCCCCACAAAAACCTCAAACAAAACTCAAGTCTCTAACAGCCTTAACTGacctgaattttgaaaaattcagtGTAAACAGAGCTCTTACCTTCTTCTGCCAACTCCTTGGTAATGATGAGTTTCCCATGGCGGAGGTAGTTTAGGATAGGACCAAAGTAAGTGGGGTCTCTGTCAATCAGATAGGCTCCTGTTTCATCCTGCCAACCAAGCACAAGGGTATCACTAGAACTTtcagtaacatttttaaattgagaggGCTCCTTCTCTTTGCCAGTGCCCTAAGACAATTCAGTtcttcagctaaaaaaaaaaaaaaaatgtagcaaggagctggggttgtgggttcagcagtagagctcttgcctagcacatgacaggccctgggtccaatccttagcaccacataaaaataaataaaataaaggtattgtgtcatacaactactaaaaaataaatataaaaaaatttaatgaggaCAAATTTTGCTAGACATTTGCTTATTACAAACTATTGGCAAGTAGGCTGGCTTCGTGCATCTTGTGTTTTAAGATCATTTCAGGTCAGATGTCAGAAATGCATAGTCATAGCCATCATCTAGGTGTTTATTTACTGGTTTGAACTTCTACAATCTTTGCTTGGACAATTACCAACATTCTTCAGTGGTATATTattaaaaaggaggaagaaaacgcTAAGGCTGCATGATTTAAATCTTTGTTTGAGATGGACAGTCTTATTCTCCATTGCCCCCAATTCACATTCCTGATTCTAAGAAAACCTCTGCTCAGCTGGCCACACTCCTGAGCTCCAGGCCAACACCAGTGGGAGTCTTTGCATTGCCAGCTGTAATCTCACACACCCAGAGATCTGTGCCCAGAGGAAGCGTGGTATTGCCAGGACTTGGCTCCAAGCAGCTTTAATCCTACTCATCTTTACAGTAAAAGGAACAAGATGAAACTGGTTTATACAGCCATAAGGAAgattcaggatatataaaaataattccacaTAAACAAGAGTTTTGGAATCTTTTTTAAAGTTAGGGCAGGATGGGTTTCCATCAACCTGAGATTTAttaggaaatgaaatgaaaaatgaaacaaatgaacatTTACGCAATCCCAATTCTGTTACAAGTTAACTGGCTGAGTGCTGTGTAGGATATAAAGTGGTGTAAGTTATTGTCAGTGGCTCTAAGTTGGGAATTAAAGACGAATctgtaaaagttaaaaatattgattcaaaCAGTTCAAACTGGAAAAGGAAGTGTCTCATAACCTCTCAACCCTTTGGTTAGCAGCCATGCATCTTGTCCAGCAGTATTTCTGGGTCTTCATTTTTACTGTCTTAACCGAGTCAACCTAGATTTGCACCGGATCTCAGGGACCTAAACAGCAACAGTAACCAGGTACAAGTTCTAGGACCAGGACTTTAGGAAAACAGAGTAATATAACAAGAGGGACTTCCTGGAGCGGTGGAAGCCACTGTCAGACCCAGGCTTTAACCCGGCTTGGCACGGGGGTCCAGCACGAAGTGTGAGAGAGCTACAGAGCTCCCTTCGCTTGCCCTGACCCAATTCTGGACGAATTTGGCATCAGCAGCGAGGGGCGGAAAGGCAGCCAGGGAAAAACTCGAGAGGCTGGGAGGACAGGGAAGCGGGTGTGGAGCCGGCTCTCGGGTGCGGGTGGGCAGCGTGGGGAAGCGCTGCTGAGAACCAAGGGCGGGGTCGCAGAGAACCGGGGTGTGCCTGAGGATGCGGGAATGGCGCGTCCTCCTGAGGCCTCGGGTGGCCCAGGGGGCGGGAAGGGGGACGGGGCCCCGGTCTGAGCGCCCTGCCAGTGAGGAGCCTGCCCGGGCAGGACTCGGGAGACCGACTGGAAGCCAGGGAGTCCACAGGCCCGGGGGCGCGCCCGAGGGCGGGGCGCACCTTGTCCGAGTCCAGCTCCGGGTCCTCCTGGCAGCAGAGGCGGCAGAGGAAAGACTTGGGCTCCCGGCCTAGAGTCTGCCTGGTGGTCACGAAGTAGGTGCCGCCCACGTTCAGCCGGACCCAGCGGGCCGCGCCGCCGCCCCCCGCCCGCTCGGGCGGTCCAGGACCTGGGTCCAGCGGCTGCGCGACGGCAGCAGGCAGGCGGGCGTGTCCGCGGGGCGTGGGGCCAGCCGGGCGAGGACTGGGGGGCCCACGGCCCGGGCCGCCGCCGTCGCCCGCCCCGCTCCCGCCaccccctcccagccctgccatCGCCGGGTCCAGCTGCAGCTCCGCCATCTTgggccgccaccgccgccgccgctgcccgCGCGCCACCGGACCGGCCCATTTCTCGGCAGGGAGAGCTGGGCCGGCCCATCAgcgggggtggggcagggggagagggACGGGAGTGCCCCTAACTAGCGGGGACCCTGGCGGCGCAGGCGCCGCGCCCGCCCTCGGGGGCGGGACTTCCTAAACAAGCTCCGTCTCTATTGGCTGACATGTGAAGTGAGGACCGCCCCTTTGTCTTTGCGATTGGATGAGGGGAGGTCTTCCGGTGACCCACTTCCGTTACTTGCTGCTGAGGACTACGCTCTCCTGGGGTCGGTGAAGGTGAGTGGGGATCCGGGCGTTGAGTGCGAACCCCGCAGAGTTCTTCTGCTTTGCGTCTTCCCGACCT
This window of the Ictidomys tridecemlineatus isolate mIctTri1 chromosome 3, mIctTri1.hap1, whole genome shotgun sequence genome carries:
- the Kctd2 gene encoding BTB/POZ domain-containing protein KCTD2 isoform X2 translates to MAELQLDPAMAGLGGGGGSGAGDGGGPGRGPPSPRPAGPTPRGHARLPAAVAQPLDPGPGPPERAGGGGAARWVRLNVGGTYFVTTRQTLGREPKSFLCRLCCQEDPELDSDKDETGAYLIDRDPTYFGPILNYLRHGKLIITKELAEEGVLEEAEFYNIASLVRLVKERIRDNENRTSQGPVKHVYRVLQCQEEELTQMVSTMSDGWKFEQRGS
- the Kctd2 gene encoding BTB/POZ domain-containing protein KCTD2 isoform X1; this translates as MAELQLDPAMAGLGGGGGSGAGDGGGPGRGPPSPRPAGPTPRGHARLPAAVAQPLDPGPGPPERAGGGGAARWVRLNVGGTYFVTTRQTLGREPKSFLCRLCCQEDPELDSDKDETGAYLIDRDPTYFGPILNYLRHGKLIITKELAEEGVLEEAEFYNIASLVRLVKERIRDNENRTSQGPVKHVYRVLQCQEEELTQMVSTMSDGWKFEQLISIGSSYNYGNEDQAEFLCVVSRELNNSTNGIVIEPSEKAKILQERGSRM